A stretch of the Actinomyces faecalis genome encodes the following:
- a CDS encoding peroxiredoxin — MPQLSAGDTAPDFTLPDASGTEVHLADLLATSREGCVVYFYPRASTPGCTKEACDFRDSLEAWKNAGYAVVGISPDSQAAIERFATQQSLPFPLLSDPDHEVMEAWGAWGEKKSYGRTLTGVIRSTVVVGKDATVRLARYNVKATGHVGRLRKELGLD; from the coding sequence ATGCCCCAGCTCTCGGCGGGAGACACCGCCCCTGACTTCACCCTGCCCGACGCCTCCGGGACCGAGGTCCACCTGGCAGATCTTCTGGCCACCAGCCGCGAGGGCTGCGTCGTCTACTTCTACCCCCGGGCCTCCACCCCGGGGTGCACCAAGGAGGCCTGCGACTTCCGCGACTCGCTGGAGGCGTGGAAGAACGCAGGCTACGCCGTCGTCGGCATCTCACCGGACTCCCAGGCGGCCATCGAGCGGTTCGCCACCCAGCAGTCCCTCCCCTTCCCTCTCCTGTCCGACCCTGACCACGAGGTCATGGAGGCCTGGGGCGCGTGGGGCGAGAAGAAGAGCTACGGGCGCACACTCACCGGTGTCATCCGCTCGACCGTCGTCGTGGGTAAGGACGCTACGGTGCGGCTGGCCAGGTACAACGTCAAGGCCACCGGTCACGTCGGCCGCCTGCGCAAGGAGCTCGGCCTGGACTAG
- the pip gene encoding prolyl aminopeptidase — translation MTAPSVNDDASSRPLRGFYPPIEPRATGMLDVGDGQQIYWEECGNPLGVPAVFLHGGPGGGCVPSHRQVFDPERYRIILFDQRGCGRSLPHAWEPEADLSANTTWHLVEDIERLRTHLGIDRWLVFGGSWGSTLALAYAQSYPQRVLALVLRGIFTLRKRELDWYYEAGGADMVWPDEWEHYVAGAGKDVEPGGYIERYHELLSNPDPAVHGPAGTAWTTWEAATSTLLRDQSHIDEVQDPGYAVTFARIENHFFYHRGWMEDGQLIEGARVLAEHHIPGVIVQGRYDMCCPIGTAWALHRAWPEAELHVSPTAGHSFSEPQTLSALIEATDRLATDLSGGF, via the coding sequence ATGACCGCCCCTTCCGTGAACGACGACGCCAGCTCCCGCCCGCTGCGCGGCTTCTACCCGCCCATCGAGCCTCGGGCCACCGGCATGCTCGACGTCGGGGACGGTCAGCAGATCTACTGGGAGGAGTGCGGGAACCCCCTGGGGGTTCCCGCCGTCTTCCTTCACGGCGGCCCCGGCGGAGGCTGCGTGCCGTCCCACCGTCAGGTCTTTGACCCCGAGCGCTATCGCATCATCCTGTTCGACCAGCGTGGTTGCGGACGCTCGCTCCCCCACGCCTGGGAGCCCGAGGCCGACCTGTCGGCCAACACCACCTGGCACCTCGTGGAGGACATCGAGAGGCTGCGCACGCACCTGGGTATCGATCGCTGGCTGGTCTTCGGCGGATCGTGGGGCTCGACCCTGGCCCTGGCCTACGCCCAGTCCTACCCGCAGCGGGTCCTGGCCCTGGTCCTGCGCGGCATCTTCACCCTGCGCAAGCGGGAGCTGGACTGGTACTACGAGGCTGGCGGCGCTGACATGGTCTGGCCTGACGAGTGGGAGCACTACGTCGCTGGCGCCGGCAAGGACGTGGAGCCCGGCGGCTACATCGAGCGCTACCACGAGCTGCTCAGCAACCCGGACCCGGCCGTCCACGGCCCGGCCGGTACCGCCTGGACGACCTGGGAGGCCGCGACCTCGACGCTGCTACGGGACCAGTCCCACATCGACGAGGTGCAGGACCCTGGCTACGCTGTGACCTTCGCCCGGATCGAGAACCACTTCTTCTACCACCGCGGGTGGATGGAGGACGGCCAGCTCATCGAGGGCGCCCGCGTCCTTGCCGAGCACCATATTCCTGGAGTCATCGTCCAGGGCCGGTACGACATGTGCTGCCCGATCGGGACGGCCTGGGCGCTGCACCGCGCGTGGCCCGAGGCGGAGCTGCACGTGTCTCCCACCGCCGGGCACTCCTTCTCAGAACCGCAGACGCTGTCCGCCCTGATCGAGGCCACTGACCGTCTCGCCACCGATCTCTCGGGAGGCTTCTGA
- a CDS encoding ATP-grasp domain-containing protein, giving the protein MTKPIVTLATCADYPDLDVDDQALSDALAERGIEPRVAVWNDPDVDWDEAGVVVLRSVRDYAKKRNYESFLGWAHSVPRLLNHPAVVDWNSDKHYLQRMTGHGVPMIPTMWLEPEQGLSKHQVHTRFPAHGDFVVKPAVSSGGRGTGRYTATDARSRSEAINDAMHHLGRGRTVMVQRYLEEVDRKGELSLVYFNGVLSHAVEKAPMLHPSFRSTDEVHEEIVTAREPSEQEWLWGERVRKAIHGLIKETAGRDIQLLFNRVDVVADGQGGFYLMEVSLIDAGLYLGSTPEALTNFADAIAQRAFW; this is encoded by the coding sequence GTGACCAAACCGATCGTGACTCTCGCGACCTGCGCCGACTACCCGGACCTCGACGTCGACGACCAGGCTCTGTCTGACGCGCTGGCGGAGCGTGGTATCGAGCCGCGCGTCGCCGTGTGGAATGACCCGGACGTCGACTGGGACGAGGCCGGGGTCGTCGTGCTGCGCTCGGTACGTGACTATGCCAAGAAACGCAATTACGAGTCCTTCCTGGGCTGGGCGCACTCGGTTCCCCGTTTGCTTAACCACCCTGCCGTCGTCGACTGGAACTCGGACAAGCACTACCTCCAGCGGATGACCGGCCACGGCGTGCCCATGATCCCGACCATGTGGCTGGAGCCGGAGCAGGGCCTGTCCAAGCACCAGGTCCACACCCGCTTCCCGGCCCACGGTGACTTCGTGGTCAAGCCGGCTGTCTCCTCCGGTGGGCGTGGCACCGGGCGCTACACCGCCACCGACGCTCGTTCGCGCTCGGAGGCGATCAACGACGCGATGCACCACCTCGGACGCGGACGCACCGTCATGGTCCAGCGGTATCTGGAGGAGGTGGACCGTAAGGGAGAGCTCTCCTTGGTCTACTTCAACGGTGTGCTCTCCCACGCCGTGGAGAAGGCGCCGATGCTCCACCCCTCCTTCCGCTCCACCGACGAGGTCCACGAGGAGATCGTCACCGCGCGTGAGCCCAGCGAGCAGGAGTGGCTGTGGGGCGAGCGCGTGCGCAAGGCGATCCACGGCCTGATCAAGGAGACCGCGGGACGCGACATCCAGCTGCTGTTCAACCGCGTGGACGTGGTCGCGGACGGGCAGGGTGGCTTCTACCTCATGGAGGTCTCGCTCATCGACGCAGGCCTCTACCTGGGCTCGACGCCCGAGGCACTGACGAACTTTGCCGACGCGATCGCCCAGCGCGCCTTCTGGTGA
- a CDS encoding YccF domain-containing protein, translating into MRALLNIIWVVFGGFWLFLSYLFFGVVACVFIVTIPAGVACFRIAGYALWPFGRTVVERPGAGAMSGLSNLVWFLVAGLWLAIGHVTTAAAQAVTIIGIPLAIANLKMIPVTCFPFGKEVVDGDGIL; encoded by the coding sequence ATGAGAGCTCTGCTGAACATCATCTGGGTCGTCTTTGGTGGCTTCTGGCTGTTCCTGAGCTACCTGTTCTTCGGCGTCGTCGCCTGCGTCTTCATCGTGACGATCCCGGCAGGCGTGGCCTGCTTCCGCATCGCCGGCTACGCCCTGTGGCCCTTCGGGCGCACAGTCGTGGAGAGGCCGGGCGCCGGGGCGATGAGCGGGCTGTCCAACCTCGTGTGGTTCCTGGTGGCTGGCCTGTGGCTCGCGATCGGGCACGTGACGACGGCGGCCGCCCAGGCCGTCACAATCATCGGGATCCCGCTGGCCATCGCCAACCTCAAGATGATCCCGGTGACCTGCTTCCCCTTCGGCAAGGAGGTCGTTGACGGAGACGGCATCCTCTGA
- a CDS encoding aminoacyl-tRNA deacylase, whose translation MSKKHRGSQPGAATPTLLALDRAGVAHEVLTYEQSDRSTTGFGQEAAAKLAVDPDLALKTLLVGDGDQVGVCVLPVSHRLSLKHAAKALGMKKAALIPPADAERITGSVVGGISPLGLKRRMPVVVDASVEHADSVIVSGGRRGVSVRLAPADLAAVAQASFAPLEAQD comes from the coding sequence ATGAGCAAGAAGCACCGCGGGTCCCAGCCCGGCGCGGCCACACCGACCCTTCTCGCCCTGGACAGGGCGGGCGTGGCGCACGAGGTCCTCACCTACGAGCAGTCGGACCGCTCCACGACCGGCTTCGGGCAGGAAGCGGCTGCCAAGCTCGCGGTAGACCCTGACCTTGCGCTCAAGACCCTGCTGGTCGGCGACGGCGACCAGGTCGGGGTGTGCGTGCTGCCCGTCAGCCACCGGCTCAGTCTCAAGCACGCTGCCAAGGCGCTGGGGATGAAGAAGGCGGCTCTCATCCCACCGGCTGACGCCGAGCGCATCACCGGCTCCGTCGTCGGCGGAATCTCCCCGCTCGGACTCAAGCGGCGCATGCCGGTGGTCGTCGACGCCTCGGTCGAGCACGCGGACTCGGTGATCGTCTCCGGCGGCCGGCGCGGGGTCAGCGTACGGCTGGCGCCAGCAGACCTGGCCGCCGTCGCCCAGGCTTCCTTCGCCCCGCTGGAGGCGCAGGACTAG
- a CDS encoding alpha-L-rhamnosidase: MTTLFPIRPLTPEPELRAADLADPVGPLAAPSHLKLEQYLPGDVLGGAAAAPRLSWEIATAPAGWKATGAELEVTRTDAAGTPLAAPEVLPLAAADGVLAAWPAQPLTSRERVVLRVRVSGAAADDDQASATPWSSPVAYEVGLLEPSDWQALPVGPAWPENPLADRRPPRVRREFTLEAPVVAARAYVSAHGLIRAEIDGQRVGADELVPGWTVYGSRIVARAYDVTELLTARGDGSSTHAVGAQLADGWYRGHIGFDGGYRNLYGDDVAALIQLEVTLADGTRQVIATDSSWKAGVGEILFTDLYDGEKVDARLATPGWSAPGFDESGWWPVTVGASDAERLVMPSDAPVRATEVLRPVEVTVMERRTADLGGKVIEISPERLLVDFGQNVSGRVRIQVSGAAGQSVTIRHAEVLDGGELGMRTLREAEATDVYTLRGDGLEEWEPAFAIHGFRYVDVTGWPGGAAEAKAAIESGALLAVVLHTQMERLGAFAASDERVTRLHENSRWSMRDNFVSIPTDCPQRDERLGWTGDIQAFAPTAAFHYSCTGLLSSWLKDLAIEQDAHGTVPWYVPVIPGGFWTPPTPAAVWGDAATVVPWELYRATGDTGVLRQQYDSAKDWVDLVDSLADEDHVWDCSMQLGDWLDPSAPPEDPMQAMTDPHLVATAFFAHSTRILAQWAEVLGEQEDARHYDQLADAIGEGFRARYTDGTGLLSSDTQTAYALTIAFDLAGDEERRVVAGRRLAELVEVSGGHVATGFAGTPVLTGALSATGHADEAYRLLMETSCPSWLYAITMGATTTWERWDSMLPDGSINPGGMTSFNHYALGAVAAWLEQVVGGLAPAEPGYRVIEVAPQPGGGLSWAESVHRTPLGWAASSWRTDDDGALSLDVVVPVGATARVSLPGGQSVLLEHGRHHLSA, translated from the coding sequence ATGACCACCCTCTTCCCCATCCGGCCGCTCACGCCCGAGCCCGAGCTGCGCGCCGCTGACCTGGCCGACCCCGTCGGCCCGCTCGCAGCCCCCAGCCACCTCAAGCTCGAGCAGTACCTGCCCGGAGACGTCCTCGGCGGAGCCGCGGCTGCTCCGCGCCTGTCATGGGAGATCGCCACGGCGCCGGCAGGGTGGAAGGCCACTGGCGCAGAGCTGGAGGTCACGCGCACCGATGCCGCAGGCACGCCCCTGGCCGCCCCTGAGGTCCTCCCCCTTGCCGCAGCCGACGGCGTCCTCGCTGCCTGGCCCGCCCAGCCCTTGACCTCACGCGAGCGCGTCGTGCTGCGCGTGCGCGTCTCGGGGGCAGCGGCGGACGATGATCAGGCCTCCGCCACTCCCTGGTCCTCCCCCGTGGCCTACGAGGTCGGCCTGCTGGAGCCCAGTGACTGGCAGGCGCTGCCCGTGGGCCCCGCCTGGCCAGAGAACCCGCTGGCCGACCGCCGTCCCCCGCGAGTGCGTCGTGAGTTCACGCTCGAGGCTCCCGTCGTGGCGGCCCGCGCCTACGTCAGCGCCCACGGCCTCATCCGCGCCGAGATCGACGGGCAACGGGTCGGCGCCGACGAGCTGGTCCCCGGGTGGACCGTCTACGGCAGCCGCATCGTGGCCCGCGCCTACGACGTCACCGAGCTGCTGACCGCTCGCGGGGACGGCTCCAGCACCCACGCCGTCGGCGCCCAGCTCGCTGACGGCTGGTACCGCGGCCACATCGGCTTCGACGGCGGCTACCGCAACCTCTACGGCGACGACGTCGCGGCCCTCATCCAGCTCGAGGTCACCCTGGCCGACGGCACGCGTCAGGTCATCGCCACCGACTCCTCCTGGAAGGCAGGAGTGGGCGAGATCCTGTTCACCGACCTCTACGACGGCGAGAAAGTCGACGCCCGCCTGGCCACCCCAGGTTGGTCCGCTCCGGGCTTTGACGAGTCAGGATGGTGGCCGGTCACCGTCGGCGCCAGCGACGCCGAGCGCCTGGTCATGCCCTCTGACGCCCCCGTGCGCGCCACCGAGGTCCTGCGCCCTGTCGAGGTCACGGTCATGGAGCGGCGCACCGCCGACCTGGGCGGCAAGGTCATCGAGATCTCGCCCGAGCGTCTGCTGGTCGACTTCGGTCAGAACGTCTCCGGGCGTGTGCGCATCCAGGTCAGCGGCGCAGCCGGCCAGTCAGTCACCATCCGCCACGCCGAGGTGCTCGACGGCGGCGAGCTGGGGATGCGGACCCTGCGCGAGGCCGAGGCCACCGACGTCTACACCCTGCGTGGCGACGGGCTTGAGGAGTGGGAGCCCGCCTTCGCGATCCACGGGTTCCGCTACGTCGACGTCACCGGCTGGCCCGGCGGAGCCGCCGAGGCCAAGGCCGCCATCGAGAGCGGGGCCCTGCTCGCCGTCGTGCTCCACACGCAGATGGAGCGTCTGGGCGCCTTCGCCGCCTCGGACGAGCGGGTCACCCGCCTGCACGAGAACTCCCGCTGGTCCATGCGTGACAACTTCGTCTCCATCCCCACCGACTGCCCCCAGCGCGACGAGCGCCTGGGGTGGACCGGGGACATCCAGGCCTTCGCCCCCACTGCCGCCTTCCACTACTCCTGCACCGGCCTGCTCTCCTCGTGGTTGAAGGACCTGGCGATCGAGCAGGATGCCCACGGCACCGTCCCGTGGTACGTCCCCGTCATCCCAGGCGGGTTCTGGACCCCGCCGACGCCTGCCGCCGTGTGGGGCGACGCCGCCACGGTCGTGCCCTGGGAGCTCTACCGCGCCACCGGGGACACGGGAGTGCTGCGCCAGCAGTACGACTCGGCCAAGGACTGGGTGGACCTGGTCGACTCCCTGGCAGACGAGGACCACGTGTGGGACTGCTCGATGCAGCTGGGCGACTGGCTCGATCCCTCCGCGCCACCGGAGGACCCCATGCAGGCCATGACCGACCCCCACCTCGTGGCCACGGCCTTCTTCGCCCACTCCACCCGGATCCTGGCCCAGTGGGCGGAGGTGCTGGGCGAGCAGGAGGACGCACGGCACTACGACCAGCTCGCTGACGCGATCGGCGAGGGCTTCCGGGCCCGTTACACCGACGGCACCGGGCTCCTGAGCAGCGACACCCAGACGGCCTACGCCCTGACCATCGCCTTCGACCTGGCCGGGGACGAGGAGCGTCGGGTCGTGGCCGGAAGGCGCCTGGCCGAGCTGGTTGAGGTCAGCGGTGGTCACGTCGCCACAGGCTTTGCCGGCACACCGGTGCTCACCGGCGCGCTGTCCGCCACCGGTCACGCCGACGAGGCCTACCGCCTGCTCATGGAGACCTCCTGCCCGTCCTGGCTCTACGCCATCACGATGGGCGCGACCACCACGTGGGAGCGCTGGGACTCGATGCTGCCCGACGGCTCGATCAACCCCGGCGGGATGACCTCCTTCAACCACTACGCCCTCGGCGCGGTAGCCGCTTGGCTGGAGCAGGTCGTCGGCGGCCTGGCCCCGGCCGAACCTGGCTACCGGGTGATCGAGGTCGCCCCGCAGCCCGGTGGGGGCCTGAGCTGGGCCGAGTCGGTCCACCGCACGCCACTGGGCTGGGCCGCCTCCTCCTGGAGGACCGACGACGACGGCGCGCTCAGCCTCGACGTCGTCGTCCCTGTGGGCGCCACGGCAAGGGTGAGCCTGCCCGGCGGCCAGAGCGTCCTGCTCGAGCACGGCCGCCACCACCTGAGCGCCTGA
- a CDS encoding PKD domain-containing protein, producing the protein MIESEEDVTSPTTLHIVRGSFEGTKSRFAVYLPPAHQWSGRFFQYTYPLTDENATDTRVLFGAQSGAYTVQASGASGYRHAAAAARVSRQIAASYYGSSDHIYGYLYGPSGGSFQTIGAAEGTSGVWDGFVPTVMGTPSSIPHNFFIRAMGRLVLGDVRQQVSEAVVNGKDPYVGLNEAQTMMLEEMTALGVQLEGWEDPDYLLGYTFDDGLLGNTALVRRMDPTYVEDFWTKPGYLGTEASPLGEAVRAALLDTTVTVSAVHSHEPGTVAELSTQSLPHGVPTEGSDLQVIGDDGAPVGALAGTVDETGRIQVGSDTEPDVLAALKVGTRIAVDNRWALAVRSYYRHQLPVQGLGMTAYDRFYGPEGDPLFPQRKVNLPAMMARSISGGVGYSGLFEGKMILVSNLQDVDAYTWHAPWYVTRVRQVRGDQGVDERLRIYVNENADHLEGPVDGEKATRVVSYDPMVERALRDLATWVEDGSEPPASSTYRVDGGQVVLPASSAERGGVQPVVSLKASVSTVEVGQTVRLEAKAQVPAAAGQIVGFEWDHDGSGHYGEAAEASGSAVSMTTEHVFTQPGTYWVTVRATAAVDRDSAFARVQNLARARIEVVPTETTDLDPDPAEKPDPEPSLGTGVGQGLRAPVSVTSPSADTGTVAPRSELAVSARSEAVGNGPTSTTRSATGLARTGPAVTVLAVLSLAVSGAGALLMTRRRV; encoded by the coding sequence GTGATTGAGTCCGAAGAGGATGTCACCTCTCCGACAACGTTACACATTGTTCGCGGGAGCTTCGAGGGCACGAAGTCACGCTTCGCCGTCTATCTTCCGCCCGCCCACCAGTGGAGCGGACGGTTCTTTCAGTACACCTACCCCCTGACTGACGAGAACGCGACGGATACGAGAGTGCTCTTCGGGGCTCAGTCAGGTGCCTACACGGTTCAGGCGTCTGGAGCCAGCGGCTACCGGCACGCGGCTGCCGCTGCGCGGGTGTCGCGTCAGATTGCGGCCTCGTACTACGGCAGCAGCGACCACATCTACGGGTATCTGTACGGTCCCTCCGGTGGGTCCTTCCAGACCATCGGCGCGGCTGAGGGCACTAGCGGTGTGTGGGACGGGTTCGTACCGACGGTGATGGGGACGCCGTCCTCCATCCCTCACAACTTCTTTATCCGCGCCATGGGCCGTCTGGTTCTCGGTGACGTACGGCAACAGGTCTCTGAGGCTGTGGTTAACGGGAAAGACCCCTATGTCGGCCTCAACGAGGCTCAGACCATGATGCTGGAGGAGATGACGGCACTGGGTGTCCAGCTCGAGGGATGGGAGGACCCCGATTATCTTCTTGGCTACACCTTCGACGACGGGCTGCTCGGAAACACGGCCTTGGTCAGGAGAATGGATCCGACCTACGTCGAGGACTTCTGGACCAAGCCTGGCTACCTTGGGACCGAGGCCTCCCCGCTGGGAGAGGCTGTTCGGGCCGCGCTCCTGGACACCACCGTCACTGTCAGCGCCGTGCACAGTCATGAGCCTGGAACAGTCGCTGAGCTCTCGACGCAGAGCTTGCCCCACGGGGTGCCGACGGAGGGATCGGACCTGCAGGTCATAGGCGATGACGGGGCCCCCGTGGGTGCGCTGGCTGGAACCGTGGACGAGACGGGGCGGATTCAGGTGGGCTCCGACACCGAGCCGGATGTGCTGGCGGCCCTCAAGGTCGGGACCCGGATCGCTGTGGACAACCGCTGGGCACTGGCAGTGCGTTCCTACTATCGGCACCAGCTGCCGGTGCAAGGGCTGGGTATGACCGCCTATGACCGGTTCTACGGTCCTGAGGGCGATCCACTCTTCCCACAGCGTAAGGTGAATCTCCCGGCAATGATGGCACGTTCGATCTCAGGAGGGGTTGGGTACTCGGGTCTGTTCGAGGGAAAGATGATCCTGGTCTCCAACCTGCAGGACGTTGACGCCTACACCTGGCACGCTCCGTGGTACGTCACTCGGGTTCGCCAGGTGCGAGGAGATCAAGGTGTGGACGAACGGCTGCGCATCTACGTCAACGAGAACGCGGATCACCTTGAAGGACCCGTGGACGGGGAGAAGGCTACTCGTGTCGTCTCCTACGACCCTATGGTGGAACGAGCGTTGCGTGACCTGGCTACCTGGGTCGAGGATGGTTCGGAGCCTCCTGCGTCCAGCACCTACCGCGTCGACGGCGGGCAGGTAGTCCTGCCGGCCTCGTCTGCCGAACGAGGTGGCGTTCAGCCTGTGGTGAGCCTGAAGGCCTCGGTGTCGACCGTCGAGGTTGGCCAGACCGTCCGCTTGGAGGCCAAGGCTCAGGTGCCTGCCGCAGCCGGCCAGATCGTGGGCTTCGAGTGGGACCACGACGGCAGCGGTCATTACGGCGAGGCCGCTGAGGCATCGGGTAGTGCGGTAAGCATGACGACGGAACATGTCTTCACCCAGCCAGGTACGTACTGGGTCACGGTCCGGGCTACGGCAGCCGTGGATCGGGACAGCGCCTTTGCCCGGGTACAGAATCTCGCTCGGGCCCGCATTGAGGTGGTACCCACGGAGACGACCGACCTCGACCCTGACCCGGCTGAGAAGCCCGACCCAGAACCTTCGCTAGGTACAGGGGTGGGTCAAGGCCTGAGAGCGCCTGTGTCCGTGACCTCGCCGTCGGCGGATACTGGGACGGTAGCCCCGCGTTCGGAACTGGCAGTGTCTGCGAGGAGCGAGGCGGTCGGTAACGGCCCGACCTCAACGACACGTTCGGCAACAGGTCTAGCGAGGACGGGGCCTGCGGTCACTGTTCTGGCGGTCCTGAGCCTGGCGGTCAGTGGCGCTGGAGCGCTTCTGATGACTCGTAGACGGGTCTGA
- a CDS encoding LacI family DNA-binding transcriptional regulator, giving the protein MSNVVSTSTPSKPPKRATIKDVAAEAGVSVAAVSKVLRNAYGVSDQMRQRVELAIDKLSYRPRTGARTMRGSSQTIGLVLTDFASPFQFEVAEAIASRLSRTDYQDILTIAGTSPQGYRRRIDALVDLQVDGIVLISPRLGMSALSHFARTTPLVTVALHGEPKLFDTVVTDERLGARLMVDHLVSLGHEWIAHTTMPVSSVEDSYQLSQTMRRQGFIEAMDSHGLVPDIIETYYSEAGGRSAAKRALARKHRPTALFAGTDAVAFGALDYLEEQGLHIPQDISVAGYDNVHTSGLRRVSLTTVDQSGKQTGEAAIELLLERIGGRSEASLRVIEPALVTRTTTAPPPQQRSR; this is encoded by the coding sequence GTGTCCAATGTCGTGAGCACCTCCACCCCCTCCAAGCCACCCAAGCGCGCCACAATCAAGGACGTGGCCGCGGAGGCCGGAGTGTCAGTTGCCGCAGTCTCCAAGGTGCTGCGCAACGCCTACGGCGTCTCCGACCAGATGCGGCAACGAGTCGAGCTCGCGATCGACAAGCTCAGCTACCGCCCCCGCACAGGCGCCCGCACGATGCGTGGCAGCTCTCAGACCATCGGACTGGTCCTGACTGACTTCGCCTCCCCCTTCCAGTTCGAGGTGGCCGAAGCTATCGCCTCCCGGCTCAGTCGTACCGACTACCAGGACATCCTCACTATCGCCGGAACCTCACCACAGGGGTATCGCAGACGCATCGACGCGCTCGTCGACCTGCAGGTTGACGGCATTGTCCTCATCTCCCCCAGGCTGGGAATGTCTGCTCTTAGTCACTTCGCCCGGACGACCCCTCTGGTGACCGTAGCGCTCCACGGCGAGCCGAAGCTGTTCGACACTGTCGTCACTGACGAAAGACTCGGAGCACGGCTCATGGTCGACCATCTCGTCTCCCTCGGGCACGAGTGGATCGCCCACACGACCATGCCGGTCTCCAGCGTGGAGGACAGCTATCAGCTGTCCCAGACCATGCGGCGTCAAGGGTTCATCGAGGCGATGGACAGCCACGGCCTCGTTCCAGACATCATCGAGACCTACTACTCCGAGGCAGGTGGACGCAGCGCCGCCAAGCGGGCACTTGCCCGTAAGCACCGACCCACCGCGCTGTTCGCAGGCACCGACGCCGTCGCCTTCGGAGCACTGGACTACCTTGAGGAACAAGGCCTGCACATACCACAGGACATCAGCGTCGCCGGCTACGACAACGTCCACACCTCTGGTCTGCGGCGGGTCTCCTTGACCACTGTCGACCAGTCGGGGAAGCAGACAGGTGAAGCAGCGATCGAGCTGCTACTTGAACGGATCGGTGGACGCAGCGAGGCAAGCCTCCGCGTCATTGAGCCCGCGCTCGTCACACGAACCACCACCGCTCCCCCACCTCAGCAGCGATCGCGCTGA
- a CDS encoding ABC transporter substrate-binding protein, giving the protein MRLITRRSVLTGSAAAALGLVLAACTGEGGSSAGSASGGSKDTLTLGMTADIQGWDPANQPGYQGWPGEAVWGLVCRIDEFGELSPSLAESWEISEDRKSFTAHLRPGVTFSDGTAADAAMVKANFELAASTEATRSLYEGITFDVPDAQTITISWPDPQPLMNDRIFRVKLTSPALIESGDLNDKPVGFGPYLLDEAGTTRGSVYSFMKNEDHWEADAYPYAKLVCKVYDSETAALNALKTGQIDGTLVNAQSYDEVTGSGFEMTEMNGQTTRLLLTDHKGEIIPALGDVRVRQAINMVFDKQAMVDNLYAGHGEVSHQIFRPGSKAYIEDLADPYPFDVDKAKALMVEAGYADGFEIELPTMAGQNHEVLMPYVTQQLAELNITVKQVPLTGANAIGDLLSGTYPVVLWQLGNFGASAQDIDIVVRDTGYWNLEHQSDDYVNAQWDIICTGTDEEAEAAQKAINQYVIDQAWFAPMVNPTSFYAHTSDVVIDHVSDNEGLAPKLRDFQ; this is encoded by the coding sequence ATGCGACTCATTACCCGTCGTTCCGTGCTGACCGGCTCCGCAGCGGCAGCTCTCGGTCTGGTTCTGGCTGCCTGCACCGGTGAAGGGGGGTCGAGCGCGGGCTCGGCGTCGGGCGGATCCAAGGACACCCTGACTCTTGGAATGACAGCAGATATTCAAGGGTGGGATCCTGCTAACCAGCCGGGCTACCAAGGATGGCCCGGTGAGGCCGTCTGGGGGCTGGTGTGCCGCATTGACGAGTTTGGTGAGCTGTCGCCGAGCCTGGCCGAGTCCTGGGAGATCAGCGAGGACCGGAAGAGCTTCACCGCTCACCTGCGTCCGGGAGTCACGTTCTCTGACGGCACCGCGGCAGACGCTGCGATGGTCAAGGCAAACTTTGAGCTGGCGGCGTCGACTGAGGCTACCCGTAGTCTCTATGAAGGCATCACCTTCGACGTCCCGGATGCCCAGACCATCACCATCAGCTGGCCGGATCCGCAGCCCCTTATGAACGATCGCATCTTCAGGGTCAAGCTGACCTCTCCGGCACTCATCGAGTCGGGCGACCTCAATGACAAGCCGGTTGGCTTCGGCCCGTACCTCCTGGACGAGGCTGGGACCACACGTGGCTCTGTCTACTCCTTTATGAAGAACGAGGACCACTGGGAGGCTGACGCGTATCCGTACGCCAAGCTCGTGTGCAAGGTCTACGACTCGGAGACTGCTGCTCTCAACGCGCTCAAGACCGGTCAGATCGATGGAACCCTCGTCAACGCCCAGTCCTATGACGAGGTGACTGGCTCTGGCTTCGAGATGACAGAGATGAATGGTCAGACCACGCGTCTGCTGCTGACGGACCACAAGGGCGAGATCATCCCGGCCCTTGGCGACGTCCGCGTCCGCCAGGCGATCAACATGGTCTTTGACAAGCAGGCCATGGTCGACAACCTGTACGCCGGGCACGGTGAGGTGTCGCACCAGATCTTCCGACCGGGCTCGAAGGCCTACATCGAGGACCTTGCTGACCCGTATCCCTTCGACGTGGACAAGGCGAAGGCCCTGATGGTCGAGGCCGGCTACGCAGACGGGTTTGAGATCGAGCTACCGACGATGGCGGGGCAGAACCACGAGGTACTCATGCCCTATGTCACCCAGCAGCTCGCCGAGCTCAACATCACGGTGAAGCAGGTTCCGCTCACTGGAGCCAACGCTATCGGTGACCTTCTCTCAGGCACATATCCCGTTGTGCTCTGGCAGCTCGGCAACTTCGGTGCCTCCGCGCAGGACATCGACATCGTGGTACGGGACACGGGTTACTGGAACCTGGAGCACCAGAGCGACGACTACGTCAACGCCCAGTGGGACATCATCTGCACCGGTACTGATGAAGAAGCCGAGGCAGCGCAGAAGGCTATCAACCAGTACGTCATTGACCAGGCCTGGTTCGCGCCCATGGTCAACCCCACCTCCTTCTACGCGCACACTTCCGACGTCGTCATCGACCATGTCTCGGACAATGAGGGATTGGCGCCTAAGCTCCGGGACTTCCAGTGA